From Alteromonas sp. BL110:
ATCTCTAATCACAGTTCTGGAAAGATGGGGTTTGCCATTGCACAAGCTGCAGCACAAGCGGGCGCGAACGTAACGCTAGTTGCAGGGCCAGTAGCACTTTCAACGCCTACCCATTGTAACCGTATTGATGTTACCACCGCAGATGAAATGCTTAACGCTTGTGAAAAACTTGCCCCGTCCACTGATATCTTTATCAGTACCGCTGCAGTTGCCGACTACAAGGCCTGCTCAGTGGCGGACAATAAAATAAAGAAAACAGGGGATGAGTTAACACTTACTTTTGTTAAAAACCCTGATATTCTAGCAACTGTATCCAACAGACAAGACCGTCCATTTTGCGTAGGCTTTGCAGCTGAAAGCCAAAATGTAGAAGATTACGCCCGCGGCAAGCTTGCCAAAAAGAAGCTAGATATGATTGCGGCAAATGATATAACGGCTGAAGGTCTGGGGTTTAATAGCGATAAAAACGCGCTGCACGTAATATGGCAAGACGGCGATAAACGATTGCCTGCCACCAGCAAAGCTGCTTTAGCCGAGCAGCTGCTAACGCTCATTGCAGAACGTTTCGCTTTAAATAATAAAAACTAACAGATACTTATTAAGTGTCGATAATAAAAACGATAAATATAAACGCTTTGGCGTAAGCCAACTTAACACGGAGCCCGGGTTGCTATACTCGGTAGCGGAGGAACCACTTTCGTCATGCCTGCTGTCAAAAAAACAAATCGCAGAGCCCAAATTCTGCAAGCACTTGCTGGAATGTTAGAAACCAGCCCAGGTCAACGTATCACTACTGCTAAGTTAGCGGAAAAAGTCGGCGTGTCTGAAGCGGCACTGTATCGCCATTTCCCCAGTAAAGCGCGAATGTTTGAAGGGCTTATTGAGTTTATTGAAGAAACGCTTTTTACGCGTATCAACAAAATTGTGAACGAAGAAAAAGACTCACTCACGCGCTGTCAGCTTATTCTTCACCTTATTTTAGGCTTTGCCGAAAAGAACCCAGGTATTACACGTATTTTGAACGGCGATGCGTTAATGGGTGAGCAAGACCGGTTACGTGCGCGTATCGCCAAGCTTTTTGAACGTTTAGAAACCCAGCTTAAACAAGTGCTAAGAGAGCGCAAACTGCGTGAAGGGAAAACCCTTTCCGCCGATGAAGCGACCATCGCTAATATGATGATTTGCTATACAGATGGACGTATCAACGGCTTCATTCGCAGCGGCTTTACCCGCAAGCCCACCGAGCAGTTCAATGAACAGTGGGCCGCATTTAAACAGATGTTTGTGTAACGGATTAGATTTAGACTAAGCATCAGTTTTTCGCATATCACTGATGCTTTTTCTGCTTCATTTCCACACAGCTATTCGCAGTTAATTTTTCTCAATATAATCAACTATGCGTAGCGAGCTTTTACCATCCGTAGGGCCTACGTGATCTTCCGTATATGCCTCACGCTCTTCTTTATATAAATCTCTATTTTCTAATTGCTTTTCTATCGCGCCTCGTAGTTCTTTATAACTGTTTATATGAAGCCCGATATTTTGATAAATCACGTTATCTTTACCAAAGCGCTTCTTAAAGCGGTATTTGAAAATACCTCGATACGACCACTTCAACTTAAAGAAATTACATACAATCACAGGTTTAGATAACGCAACAAACTCAAAGAGTGTGCTCGATGCTTCACTGACTAAAATATCCGCTTCTTTCATAAAAGGAAGTAAAGATATGTCTGTTTCAGTTGCTACATAGGTGTTGCTAAACTCTTCCCACTTTTTCAGTTTTTTCCGCTGATTTTTGTAAGCTTCACGAGAGTAGGTAAAGGTATGTGGCTTGATAAGAATATTGAAATCAGGAAAGTGGCTTGGCCAATTATCAGGAAAACATTCAAGTGAGCTTGGGTTAAACGTGGGAGCGAACAATAGGGTCGGCTTATTCTCATCCAAACCCAATTCATTGTACTTTAAACCTGTTTCTGTATTGTTGAATAAGGGATCGAGCTTGGAAAAGCCAACCTGAACAAACTCGTCATTCGGGTATAGCTCTCTAATCTTAGCTAAACGTAGTTTACCCTCTATAAACCTAACCGTCATAGGCGTAGCTGATTTGTGATAGTAGCTAGGTTTAGGCCCAATACCATGACCGAGTTGTGCGGTTTTACTGGCTTTGTGAATATCATCTAAGTAAGGAAAGCCATTGCCAAAGAAAATCCAATCAGGGGACTCTTTCAAATAAAAGTCTCTGGCGGCTTTATCATCATCTACCCAGCAAAACTCATAGCCTAGCGACAATAAAACTTTTTCGAATTTCTGAACATTGTTTTTATTGCTATAGCAAACGAGTTTAACTTTATGACCGCGCTTAGCAAGTTCTTCACATATAGGAATAAATTGAGGTAAGTAATATACATTAACGGTGTCAAAAGCTATCTTCATAAATTTTCTTATAATTATTTATTGTAAGTATCAAAAAGAAATAAGCGACTGTGCGTAATACCTTATTTGTATTACAGTGTGCAAAATGCCATTCATAAAACATGATCTATGCTTAACACTACCTTATCTAAATTTGGTTATCCCGATAATCTTCTTAAAACATACGACTACTGGCATGTTTTACTCAGACCTGGACAGGTAACACTTGGTTCATTAGTTCTTATATGTAAAGACAATGTCTTTAACTATTCTGATATTTCAGAAGAGGCGGCTAGAGAACAAAAGATCGTTGTTGCAGATATAGAAAAGGTGCTCAAAAAACGCTTCAACTTCTGCAAAATAAACTATTTAATGTTAATGATGGTGGATCCTGCTGTCCATTTCCACGTTATTCCCCGTTATGAACATCCAGTGATTTTTTGCGAAGAATCTTTTGAAGACAAACATTGGCCTAAGCCACCTGTCTTAAGCGAAAAGCTTGAATTAGATGATGATTATTTTACTGAATTAAGAGCAACGTTACGCGCTGACTTTGCATTACTTTCATCTACTAACGCATCCGAGACGGGTAAAAAATATCAAAGAATGTATACATCAGGCTGCTTTGACATTTTTCATCAAGGGCACCTAAATATACTGAAGAAGACAAAAGCGCTTTGTGATTATTTGATTGTAGGCGTCTCTACCGACGATCTCATCGAGAAGTCTAAAGGACGCCCACCGCTTATCCCGTTTGAGGAACGAATTTCCATCCTCGAGTCCAACCGATATGTGGATGAAGTTATCCCTCAGGTGGATAAAAATAAACAAAGAGTGGTAGATGAATACAATATTGATGCGATTTCAGTGGGTTCTGATTGGAAGGGAAAATATCCTAGCGTAACCTGTGATATGGTTTATTTTGACTATACACCCAACGTTAGCTCTACCGTCCTTAAAAGAAAGCTATAACAGCGTTATGAGCTAGCAGTGAACTGCTAGCTCATACATAGCCGTTTACTTACTAAACGTGTTACCAAAGAAATCGCCATCGTTCCATTTCGGCTTATCTTTTTGGTTTGCTAACGTCCAACCGATTTGTGCGTTGACCTTAGTGAACGTCTCTGCAGCATTCCAGTTAAATGGCTGATTAATATCATCGCTAGGCTTGTGATAGTGCGTAGATAAGAACTGGCCAAACACCTTGCTTCCGTCTACGTTAGGATCTTTAGATTTAAGACCCGGCACCATAAACACTGAAGGTACACCTTGTTTTACAAACGCATAGTGATCTGAGCGAGTGAAAAGTGCCTGCTCTGGCCATGGATCTGGGCTTAGCTCAATATCGGCATTAGCAGCCGCTTTTTCCACTGACTCTTGCAAATCGCTGTGGTTTGCACCAAAAGCAATAACGTCTGCAAACTCGTAGGTTAGAATTGGCATATCTAAGTTTACGTTCGCCACCATTGATGTAACAGGTACCGTTGGGTTACGAGCGAAATAGTCTGCACCTAGCAGGCCTTTCTCTTCACCGGTTACCGACACGAACAGAATTGAGCGCTTTGGCTTTTCTTTCATTTCGCTAAACAGGCGTGCAGTTTCTAACATCACTGACGTACCAGACGCATTGTCCATGGCACCATTGTTAATGTTGTCTTTCTTCACTGTTTTGGCAAAGCCAATGTGATCAGAGTGAGCAGAGAAAACCACGTATTCGTTTTTAAGCTCGGGATCTGAGCCTTCTAATATACCTACAACATTTGGGCTTGTAATGGTGTCGTGCACGCTCTTCTTGCTGATATCTACCACACCGTTTAACGCAAAACCTTGCGGTACTTTGTCTGCTTCAAGCTGTGCATAAACATCATCAAGGCTTTTTTCTGCGCCTTCAAATAACTTAATCGCAGCCCCTTCACTCATATAAGCCCCGCCTTTAAGCTGAGAAAAGCGGTTCGCAGGCTGACCTTTGTCGTCTAACCAGGCCATACGCGGTGTATGAATGTAGTTCAAACGACTTTGATAAGGGCGCACTTTTTCATTTTTAGGCGTAGTAATGGTGATCATGCCAATAGCACCATTATCTACCGCATACTTTTGCTTTTGATAGCCAGAGGCAAAGTGAGCGCCCTCTTCTGATGGAAAGTCGCTGGGTTTGCCCGCAAGGGCCACCACAATTTTACCTTTTACATCTAGGTCTTTGTAATCGTCGTGAGATAGCTCGTCAGCTACGATACCGTAGCCGACAAATACCATTTCGCCTTTTACATTGGCCTCGGTGCTAAGCAAGCTCGGACTAGCTAAGTACTCTTTTGGATAATCAAAATTGATGGTCTCGCCGTTTTGGGTGAAGGTAAACTTAGGAGATTCTTGAACCAGATTAGCTTTACGAAACGATACGTTTTGTACGTAACCGTCTGTACCTGCCGGCTTTAAACCATATTTGGCAAATTCGGTAGCAATATAAAGCGCCGCAATTTCATGACCGCGAGAGCCAGTATCACGACCTTCAAGTAAATCATCTGCTAAGAAAAACAGATGTGATTTAATACGCTGTGTATCAGGGTTGAAAGCATTGTCTGTCGATGCGTGGTTATGCGCAGTAGCAGCAAAGGTCATTGCCGTCATTGCACTACCTATAAGTAGTTTTTTTATCATTGTAATTTCACCATATAACTAAGTGTGCGTCATGGTAACGCAGTTAATAGCCGAAATACTATTAAACTGCATACGTTTACCATGAGTTTCCTACCGTTGCTCGCATTTTAGGAGCAAGGTAAAATTGTTAGCCAAACGCCGGATCAGATTCCGGGAGTATTTATATTTTTTTACTTAAGAGCAGCAACCATGTCGAAAGACGATATTCTTTATCGCGTTCAATTTATCAGCAATAATGAACGTTATGAGTTATATGTAAAAACCCTTATGCAAGGCGCTTTATTTGGCTTCATCGAGATAGGCGACTTTGTGTGGGATACCCACACGAGTGTTGTTGTAGATCCTAGTCATGAAAGGTTAAAAGCTGAATTTTCTGAAGTAACAAAAACTTATGTTCCTATGCACAACGTTTTACGCATTGACGCCGTAAACAAAAAAGGAACAGCCAAAATTACTAATTTAGAAAATAAATCTGATAAAGTAACGGCTTTCCCTAGTCCAATATATACACCAACGAAAGAGTAGCCACCGGCGTCAATCCGGTGAAGGTTACCGGAGACCCTTATGTATCGCTATCTGTTAGCAGCATTACTATTTATTTGCAGCGTTAGTTCGTCTGCAAATAGCCTTGACGATGAAAGCCTGTATCAACTACTTGATGACATTTGGCAGTACGAGCTTTCGGTTTCGCCGCTTTTAGCCTCTCGCGAAGGCGATAGCTCTCTAGCTCATGTGCTACCCGATATTTCGCCCGAAGCACTTAAAGCACAAAATGAACAATGGCGCGCTTTTCAAAAAGCCTTAAGTCAGTATAAAAAAGAGAATATCTCTACTGACGCTTATATTGCTTTGCTAATGCAGCAATACCGTTTAGCCAACTATGTGGATGAGTATACCTATCGCGCACACTTAGTGCCCATCAATTCAGAATATGGCTTTCATGGTGCCATGGCCTCGCTTCCCAATTTATCTACGTTTAAGCGCGTAGAAGACTACCAAGCATACATTAGCCGCTTAAACGCGCTTAAGCCTTATTTTGACCAGCAAATTACTTACATGAAGCAGGCGCTAAAAGAAGGCTACACGCAGCCTAAAGTCGTGCTGAAAGGGTTTGAAGACTCAGTTGCGTCGTATATTGTTGAAAATGCAGTGGACAGTGGTTTTTATTCTCCGTTTACTCGTTTTCCTGAGTACTTTACTGCCGAGCAAAAAGCTGCACTAACAGAGCAAGGCAAAGCAGCCATAAACGACAGCGTGCTCCCTGCATATCAAATGTTCTACGACTTCATGGTAGATGAATATATCCCTAACGCCCGTGAAGATATAGCCGCAAACAGTTGGCCTGATGGTGTGGCGTATTACGCGAATAGAGCTAAGCATTACACCACCACGGATATGTCGCCTCAGGAAATCCATGATTTAGGGCTGTCTGAAGTAAAACGCATTCGCGCACAAATGCAGCAAATTGTGGATGAACTGGGCTTTGATGGCGACATTAACGACTTCATTACGTTTTTACGAGAAGATCCTCAGTTCTATGCCACCAGTGCGGAAGATTTACTAAAAGAAGCGTCGTTTATTGCAAAGAAAATGGACGCGAAACTCCCTTCTCTTTTTGAGTATCTACCAAGAACGCCCTACGGCGTAGCACCCGTGCCAGATGCTATTGCGCCCAAATATACTACGGGCCGTTATATCCACCCTAGCCGCGATGACCAGCCAGGATATTACTGGGTTAATACCTACGCCCTTGATAAGCGCCCTTTGTATGCGCTACCTGCTTTGACATTACATGAAGCAGTGCCCGGTCATCACCTTCAAATTTCATTAGCAGCAGAGCTTGAAGACTTACCTATGGTACGTCGCAATACTTACATTTCTGCGTTTGGTGAAGGCTGGGGTCTGTACTCTGAGTTTTTAGGTATTGAAGCGGGTATTTATGAAACGCCGTACGACAACTTCGGGCGCTTGAGCTATGAAATGTGGCGAGCATGTCGTTTGGTTGTTGATACCGGTATGCATACGATGGGCTGGAGTCGTCAACAAGCGGTGGACTATATGATGGAAAACACCGCGCTTTCAGAACACAACGTCAATACGGAAATAGACCGCTATATCTCTTGGCCAGCGCAGGCCTTGTCTTACAAGATTGGGGAAATCAAAATCAAAGGCCTTCGCAAGAAAGCAGAACAAGCGTTAGGTGAACGTTTTGACGTGCGTAAATTCCACCGCGCCGTATTAGAAAACGGCTCAGTTCCACTTTTCATATTGGAACAAAACATCAACACGTTTATAAAAGAACAAAAGGTAAAATAAACATGATCGTTGCATTTGGTGTTATAGGATTACTTATCCTGCTGTTAATTTACTTTGTGCTGCGAGCGCAGAATTTGCAAAAAGAGCTGGCGCTGTTGCGCCACTCGAATAAGCAAACCAGCAATAAGGTTACGTATGCTTATCGCAACCTTGTGCTTGTTACAGATGCGTTGGAAAAGAACCTTACCGCGCGTATTGAAAGTGCCTATAAAAGCCGTCTTATCGACCAGACACAATACAATGCGCTACACCCGCTTATGCGCAACTTTTCAACCATTATTATGGCTTGTTGTGAAAAAGGTATGTCCCTTGAAGAATCTTTGAATAAGGCGTTGCAGAATGAAGAAGTCACGCTTGAGGAAATTCGTGAAGTGGTGAAGGCCCTACCTAGCAACGTTCGCATGGTGTGGGCAAAAAATACCGCAGATGGATTTATTGCTTTTTGCCAAACCGTTACAGCCACCGTAAGCGGTACTGCAGCAAAATCACAAAAAGAACCGTCCCTTAAAGAGTAATACTCTACTTCTCTAGTTGGCGCTGATACAGTGTTAACTATATGAGAGGGTCGCTCGCTTTGCTAAGTAGTGAGGTCAGCGACCCTAGTCGAAACTCCCTCCCCTTTTAAAAGTTTAATCTTTTTACCTTTTTAAACTAATCAGTAAGTTAGCGCTTAAAACAACAAGACAAAAACCTTTTGTCTTGAAAAGGGTTATTGCTGCACTATAATACTGTATAAAAATACAGTTTATTTTGAGTGCTATGAAAAAAACGTTATCCACGCTTAATAATCATCCGCATATTTGGCGGGCTAGAGACCAGAAACAAAGTGAAACTAAATTTTCGCTGGGTTTTTCGTGTCTGGATAAAGCACTTAACGGTGGCGTTGCCTCTACAGGTCTTGTACGTATTTCCTCACTCACTGGCGTAGGTGAACTTTCGCTATTTAAACGGGTTATTTGCCAGCATCGCACACATAAACTGGTGGTATTTATTAACCCTCCGGGGCTACTACAGTCACCTTGGTTAGAAAATCTGGGGCTTAAAGCGCAACAAGTGCTGGTAGTAAAAACAAGTGCAGCACAGGAGGCGTTGTGGGCGGCAGAGCAATGTTTAAAAAGCACAGCTTGCCATTGCGTGGTACTGTGGAGCGATGCTGTAAATCAAAAAGAAGCGCGCCGTCTGCAAGTTGCAGCAACGCATAATGATGCGCTGTGCTTGCTGTATACTCCACCGCAACACCAGTTATCACAAACAAGCTCGCACACACCAAGCCAAAACGATAACTCATTGCCCATTACTTTAGATATTGCGCTACTTGGCAAACCCCACGCTGTGTCGGTGAACATACGCAAACAACGTCATGGGTGGCCAAAAGATAACATTGTTATTTCTCATCGGTGGACCCCTGATAATCATGCCATTAAATGGGCCATGGCACATAACACGCTTTCCGATCAGGCTTTACACTCTGTGAACTAATAATGCTGTGGGCCTATATTTACTGTTATCAACTTACTTTAGACAGCCACATACAAGCGGCTACAAGTAAACGTGCGCACAGGCAAGGGGCTAGAAACGAAGCTAACAAAAGTTCTTCGCCATTACCGTCGAATACACCTATTGCTGTGTATTGCAGTAAAACGAACAAAATTACGCAGTGTAATGATATTGCGAAAAAAGAAGGCATTGAAATTGATCATGGACTTGCCCAAGCCGCGGCACTGTGCCCCTACGTGCATATTCTGCCTTTCAGTGAAGAAGCCGAAAAGCATATGCTGACACAACTAGCCCATCGGCTGTACCCTCTTGCTTCTGACATCGTACTAGACAGCCACATTCACTCGAATAGCGTAAATGGTCTGGCAGTAAGGCTAGATAACCTAACTCATTACTATGGCGGGCATAAGCCACTATGGAAAACCCTAACTCAAGCACTCGCAGAGGCAGATATTCGTTATCATTTTGCCAGTGCATGGACAATTGAGGCCGCAAAGGTATTAGCCCTTCATAAACACAATACCTATTTACATACGCCCGATGACATAAAAAAAGCGCTCAGTACGTGTCCGCTTTCTATTACAGCTTTGTCACCTAAAGTCATTGAGCCCCTGGCAAGGGTGGGGGTTACCCGTGTACAGCAGCTATTGGCCATGCCGGTACAAGAACTGGGGCGGCGCTTCGACAATAACACCATTATGTATCTAACTGCGCTCAGAGGAGAAACTTTTCCCCGCGTTACGCTATTTAGGCCTTTAGAGCATTTTGATAACTTTACCTTATTGCCTTTTGATATTGAAAACACGCAGCACCTAACCCCTTTCGTCACGCAGCAATTTGAGCATTTGTCCCACTATTTACGCGCCAGGAACTTATATACATCGAGCATCGGCGTGCACGTACACTTCAGAGAAGCGCCTGTAATGGATATTAATATTCAATCGGCTCTTCCTCAGTCCTCAGTACAAAGTTGGCTACCGCTGTTTAGCCTTAAAACTGAGAACTTGGAGTTACCCGAACCTGCCACAGCGATTGCGCTCACCTGTCAGCAATTTGAAGAAATAGATTCGCAGAATGGCGACTTTTTTAGCGATAGGTTTAATGACGTTGCACAAAAACAATTAGTTGGGCGCTTAAATGCCAAGCTAGGCGATAACAGTACGTTTCAACCTCGCGCTGCCGACAGTCATCAGTTTGAATACATGACGGCAACTGAATCGAGCGCTGGCGACGGCACCGGTAATTACGCTTATAGCAGTGACATTACGCCCACTTTTACCTTTGATACACCTAAGCCGCTTATTCAGGCGACCCAAATTTGCTTTGGCCCCGTGCGGTTACACAGCGAGTGGTGGCACGACAGTCCAACAAAGCGAGATTATTTCATCGCCCAGACTGAGCAATGTGTAAGACTTTTAGTATTTAAAGACGAAGAGAGCTGCTGGTGGGTACAGGGCCTTTTTTGCTAGCCGTATGCGCTTAAAGAAGAGGAAAAGGTAAAAGCGAAATAATGAGATACAGCGAACTCTTTTGCCAAAGTAACTATAGCTTTCTCTGCGGCGCCTCCTCTCCTGCTGAGCTTGTGACCACGGCTTCTTTTCTTGGCTACGACGCGCTTGCCATTACTGACGAATGCTCGGTAGCAGGAGTAGTGCGGGCTTTCGATGAAATAACACATCAGGGTCTACCTATTACGCTTATTGTTGGCAGTTACTTTGTATTTGATGACACTTTATCTTTTATACTGCTGTGCCCGAACAAAGCAGCCTACAGCGAACTGTGTCGAATTATTACTAACGCGAGGCGTCGCTCTGAAAAAGGAGAATATCAACTAGCCGAGTGGGACTTACGTACCATTCGTCACTGCAAGTTCATTTGGCTACCAAGCGGAAAAGAAGCCCATGATAAGCATTGGGCTGAGTGGCTGCAAAAGCACTCAAGCATCGATGCCTATATTGGTGCTCAGCGCCTATTAGACGGACAGGATCACCAGAGGTTTGCGCACTACAACCATTTACAGTCTGCCTACCCCTTTCCGGTTATTGCCTGTACGGGTGTACTCATGCATCACGCTGACAGGCTACCGCTTCAACATGTGCTGCACGCTACTAACATACATACCAGTGTAGATAAAATAGGTCGGGAAGCATTGAGTAACGCAGAGCGTAGTCTGCGTACCATACAAAAAATAAAGAAGCTTTACCCTGAGAAGTGGGTAGCCAATACCAATGCCCTAGCCCAGGCATTCACATTTTCTTTAGAAGAACTGCGCTATCACTATCCTTCGGAACTCGTGCCAGAAGGGTATACGCCTACATCGTATTTACGGGAGCGCGTAGAAGCCGGTATTAAAGTGCGCTTTCCAGAAGGTATAACCCCTGAAATCCGTCAAATTATAGAAAAAGAACTGACGCTTATTGCCGAACAAGACTATGAGTATTTCTTTTTAACCATTTATGACATTGTTCAGTTTGCTAAGCGGCAGCGGATTTTGTACCAAGGACGAGGGTCGGCAGCAAACTCTGTGGTGTGTTATTGCCTGGAAATAACGGCTGTAGATCCAAGGCAAATAAGCGTACTGTTCGAGCGTTTCATATCCAAAGAACGTAACGAGCCGCCCGATATTGATGTGGATTTTGAGCATCAACGCCGTGAAGAAATCATTCAATACATTTATCAAAAATACGGCAGGGAAAGAACCGCTATCGCAGCTACGGTTATTTGCTATCGCTTTAAGTCAGCGTTTAAAGATGTAGGCAAGGCACTGGGCTTTAGCGAGTCTCAGCTTGATTTTGTGGTAAAACAAATCAACCGCCGAGACAGCGTTATTCCGTGGAAATCTCAGCTGGCAGGGCTTGGGCTTAATCCTGAAGAGCCTAGAGTACAGCAATTAATTGCCCTTACCGAAGCTTTACTGGGCACGCCCCGACATTTGTCGCAACATGTGGGCGGTTTTGTTATTAGCGCAGGCCCCCTCTATGACCTTGTCCCTATTGAAAATGCCTCAATGGAAGACCGTACCATTATTCAATGGGATAAGGATGACATTGAAACCTTAGGTCTTTTAAAAGTCGATGTATTGGCGCTTGGGATGTTAAGCGCTATACGCCGCGCATTTTCTCTTATCAATAAACAGTATCCTATTGAAACCAGCATTCCATTTATCACCAAGCTCGGGGATGACAAGCAGGTTTTCGATATGATTTGCCGAGCCGATACAGTTGGTGTTTTTCAAATAGAATCCCGGGCTCAGATGTCTATGCTGCCAAGGCTTAAACCCCGTCGCTATTACGATTTAGTCGTACAAATAGCCATTGTACGGCCAGGACCGATTCAAGGCGACATGGTCCACCCTTATCTAATACGTCGCCACGGCAATGAAACCATTAGCTACCCGTCTAAAGATGTGGAAAAGGTGCTATCTAGAACTATGGGTGTGCCTATCTTTCAAGAACAAGTGATTCAGCTTGCCATGGTTGCCGCTGGCTTCAGTGGTGGAGAAGCTGACCAACTGCGGCGTGCTATGGCTAGCTGGAAAAAGGACGGCAGAATTTTTGAATTCAGAGATAAGCTCATTAAGGGTATGACGGATAAAGGTTATGACAGTACGTTCGCCCATAACTTATTTGAACAAATTAAAGGCTTTGCAGGGTACGGCTTCCCTGAATCTCACTCAGCGTCTTTTGCGGTATTAGCTTATGTGTCTTGCTGGTTGAAGTTTTACTTCCCCATCGAGTTTTACGTGGCGCTGTTAAATAGCTGGCCCATGGGGTTTTACTCTCCTTCTCAGTTAGTTCAAGACGCTAAGCGTCATCACATACGTGTAGAGGCGCCCTGCGTTAACCAGTCGAGCACAGAGCACACGTTAGTTGCAAAGGGGCAAGAAAAGTACATACAGCTTGGCCTTAAGCTTATTAAAGGTTTAAGTGAAGCATCGTCCCAGCTTATTGTGGAAAACCGTTCAGATAAAGGCTACACCAATGTTGAACAGTTGCAGGCGCTATCGCTAAAAAGTAATGAACTCGAGGCACTTGCCAGCGCAGATGCGCTTCGTACTATTTCAGGAAACCGGTACGAAACCCGTTGGCGAATTATGGATACACAAACGCGTTTACCGCTATTTGATAACGATGATTACGATGCAGATAAAAGTGGAAAAAAGCTAGGAGCAGCCCCCTCTGAAGCAGAAAATTTACTAGAAGATTATGCCTCGACAGGCCTGTCTGTAAATAACCATCCTATTTCATTGCTCAAGCAGCAACATGAGCTTAAAGACATAAGCTGGTCTAATTCGCTTAAAGGTAAAAAAAATAAATCTGTTGTTAAAGTACTTGGGGCAGTAACTGGTCGACAGGCCCCAGGTACAGCCGCAGGCGTTACCTTTCTGACTTTAGAAGATGATATCGGCAATATGAACGTTGTGGTAT
This genomic window contains:
- a CDS encoding error-prone DNA polymerase, which codes for MRYSELFCQSNYSFLCGASSPAELVTTASFLGYDALAITDECSVAGVVRAFDEITHQGLPITLIVGSYFVFDDTLSFILLCPNKAAYSELCRIITNARRRSEKGEYQLAEWDLRTIRHCKFIWLPSGKEAHDKHWAEWLQKHSSIDAYIGAQRLLDGQDHQRFAHYNHLQSAYPFPVIACTGVLMHHADRLPLQHVLHATNIHTSVDKIGREALSNAERSLRTIQKIKKLYPEKWVANTNALAQAFTFSLEELRYHYPSELVPEGYTPTSYLRERVEAGIKVRFPEGITPEIRQIIEKELTLIAEQDYEYFFLTIYDIVQFAKRQRILYQGRGSAANSVVCYCLEITAVDPRQISVLFERFISKERNEPPDIDVDFEHQRREEIIQYIYQKYGRERTAIAATVICYRFKSAFKDVGKALGFSESQLDFVVKQINRRDSVIPWKSQLAGLGLNPEEPRVQQLIALTEALLGTPRHLSQHVGGFVISAGPLYDLVPIENASMEDRTIIQWDKDDIETLGLLKVDVLALGMLSAIRRAFSLINKQYPIETSIPFITKLGDDKQVFDMICRADTVGVFQIESRAQMSMLPRLKPRRYYDLVVQIAIVRPGPIQGDMVHPYLIRRHGNETISYPSKDVEKVLSRTMGVPIFQEQVIQLAMVAAGFSGGEADQLRRAMASWKKDGRIFEFRDKLIKGMTDKGYDSTFAHNLFEQIKGFAGYGFPESHSASFAVLAYVSCWLKFYFPIEFYVALLNSWPMGFYSPSQLVQDAKRHHIRVEAPCVNQSSTEHTLVAKGQEKYIQLGLKLIKGLSEASSQLIVENRSDKGYTNVEQLQALSLKSNELEALASADALRTISGNRYETRWRIMDTQTRLPLFDNDDYDADKSGKKLGAAPSEAENLLEDYASTGLSVNNHPISLLKQQHELKDISWSNSLKGKKNKSVVKVLGAVTGRQAPGTAAGVTFLTLEDDIGNMNVVVWQATARAQQKTFLKAKLLQVNGVIEHSKEGVIHIIAGKLIDRTSWLEKLSLNSRDFH
- a CDS encoding Y-family DNA polymerase, which codes for MLWAYIYCYQLTLDSHIQAATSKRAHRQGARNEANKSSSPLPSNTPIAVYCSKTNKITQCNDIAKKEGIEIDHGLAQAAALCPYVHILPFSEEAEKHMLTQLAHRLYPLASDIVLDSHIHSNSVNGLAVRLDNLTHYYGGHKPLWKTLTQALAEADIRYHFASAWTIEAAKVLALHKHNTYLHTPDDIKKALSTCPLSITALSPKVIEPLARVGVTRVQQLLAMPVQELGRRFDNNTIMYLTALRGETFPRVTLFRPLEHFDNFTLLPFDIENTQHLTPFVTQQFEHLSHYLRARNLYTSSIGVHVHFREAPVMDINIQSALPQSSVQSWLPLFSLKTENLELPEPATAIALTCQQFEEIDSQNGDFFSDRFNDVAQKQLVGRLNAKLGDNSTFQPRAADSHQFEYMTATESSAGDGTGNYAYSSDITPTFTFDTPKPLIQATQICFGPVRLHSEWWHDSPTKRDYFIAQTEQCVRLLVFKDEESCWWVQGLFC